TACGAAGCCCTGCTGCGCGTCTTCAACAATCCAGCACCTTAGGCGCGCCGCCTGGCCGCGCGCCTGCACGCCACGCCACACCGGCGAGCGCCCGCGCTCCGCGAACCGCAAGGCGTAGCGGACCTCATCGGCCGCGAAAATTTCGAGAGACTCGACAGAGCAGCAACGCGCACGGACACGAGCTGAAATCATGCTCTCGCATGACCCTTCGTACTACAATTCAACCGTGAAGCCGCGCTTCACGCGGGCAAACATGCTGCGCGCTTCCCTCCCCACTTCGTGAGGAGGGATTATTCCAAAAACCCGCCCAACCGTTCGTACGCGGCGAGGAAGTCTTCCTTGAATTTCTGCACCACGGCGCCGGCGCTCATCGTCTCGTTCATGAGCCCGACGCCCTGGCCCACCCAATAGGTCGCCAATTGTTTCGCGCCCTCGTGATTACCCTGCGAGAGTTTATCGACGAGCCGCAACGGCGGCTCTGACACGAGCGATTGCAGCGGCATCGGCAGCGGCTTCGGCGCATTCTCCGCTTCCCACGCATCGGTCCACGGCGAGCGCAATTGCCGCGAAGGTTTGCCGGTGCGCGAGCGCGAGCGCACTGTGTCGCGCGAGGACGCTGCGATCATTTTTTCTTTCACGATCGGATTGGTCTCAGCCTCCGTCGTCGTCAGCCACACCGAGCCGCACCACGCGCCGGCCGCGCCCATGCACATCGAAGCCGCCATTTGTGCGCCCGTCACGATGCCGCCCGCTGCGAGGATCGGCGTCTTCGCGCCGATCTTCGCCAATGCGTCGGCGACTTCCGGCACCAGCACCATCGTGGATACATCGCCGCAATGGCCGCCCGCCTCACCGCCGGCGACGACGAGAATATCGACGCCCGCCTGCACTTGCGCGATCGCATGCTCCTTCGCCCCAACCAACGCCGCCACCGCGACGCCGTGTTGCTTGCCCTTCTCCAGCATCGCCTTCGGCGGCACGCCCAGCGCATTGGCGATCAGCTTGATCGGATATTCGAACGCGACATCCAGACTGGTCGCGGCGCCATCCTCGCGCAGATTGCGCGCAAAGCCCGTCGCGCCACGGCGCGCTTCTTCGAGATCGCCCGCATCGACGCCATGCTTGCTCAACACGCTCGCGGCAAAATCCGTGTGTGTCTTCGGCACGGCGGCGACGATCTGATCGACGTCGAACTTCTGGCCTTTGCCTTCGAACTCGTTCGGGACGATGAGATCGACGCCGTAGGGCTTGCCGCCGCAATGCGCATCGATCCAGTCGAGCTCCTCACGCAAATGCTGCGGCGACGTGCCGGCCGCGCCAAACACGCCCATGCCGCCTGCGCGTGACACAGCCGCGACCACATCGCGGCAATGCGAGAACGCGAGCAGCGGAAATTCAATGCCGAGCATGTCGCAAATCGGCGAACGCATCATGGCGGCCCTCCCTTGTTTTGGGAGAGCCTAAGCCCTCAAAGCGGCAGCGTCACGCGCAACAGCGCGCCTCTCTCTGCGTCAAGGATCACAATCGCGCCGCCATGCGCACGCGCGATCGATTGCGCCGCCGCCAAGCCGAGGCCTGCGCCGCGCGTGCCTTCCTCGTTCAAGCGCACGAACGGCTCGAACACACTCTCGCGCTGCTCCGCCGGTATGCCGGGACCATCGTCCGCGACGTCAACCACGACTTGCGTCTCTTCGCGCGTGAGATTGATCCGCGCCCGCTCGCCGTACTTGAGCGCGTTCTCAACGAGGTTGCCGAAGAGCCGCTTCAGGCCCAGCGATTGGCCCGTGATGATGAGACGATCCTCGCCCGTGAACGTCACGTCGCGGCCCGCTTCGCAATGATCGCTGGCGATGCTCTCCAGCAGTGACGACAGATCAAGCCGCACGCGCGCCTCTTCGGCCGGATCGTCGCGCGCGAACGCAATGAAGCTCGCCACCAAAGCTTCAACTTCGCCAATCTCTTTGGCCATGCGTTCGCGCTGCTCCGGTAGCGCATGCTCGGCCGCCAAGCGCAATCGCATCAAGGGCGTGCGCATATCGTGCGCGACCGCGGCGAGCGTTTTGGTGCGATCCGCGATCAACGCGCGCAAGCGCGCCTGCATCGTATTGACCGCACGAGCAGCGCCGCGCAGCTCTTGCGGGCCCTCTTCTTTTACTGGCTCGCTTTGCGGATCGACGCCGACAGCTTGCACGGCCTCAGAGAAATTCCGGATCGGCCGCGTCAGCCGGCGCGTGAACAACATCGCCAACAGAGACAACACCAAGAGCGTACCGCCGATCACGCCAGCCGCGCGCAACACCCAGCCGATCTCGGCCCAGTTGCGGCCTTGCGTCATCACCAACCAGCGCCCGTCCGGCAATTCAGCGCCGACTTGGAAACCAGAGAGCAACACCACGCCTTCGGGCGCGGGCGCGAAAATCGGCGCCGGCGGCAAAGGCGGCGCCGGCGTCGTCGGCCAAGCACGCGTGTTTGCGCGCCCGCGCGGCGCGACCGGCGCTTCTGGCGCAACCGGCGGCGCAGGCGCTGCCGACACCTCGGGACCAACATTCGGCGGCGTGATGACAAGGACGTCGCGGATTTCGGGAATGTCCGGCACGTCTGGCGGGTTGATATGCACGACGTGATCGCCATGCTCGCCCATCGCGTCAGCGCGACGCTCGGCCAATTCCGCGCGACGCTCCGCGTCCGCCGCCAAACGCTCGGCCATGCGCTCCGCCGCCTCGGCACGGTGTTCGGCCAAACGCTCCGCCGCCGCGGCGCGCGCTTCAGCAGCGCGTTCGGCCGCTTCTTGCGCGCGCTCCACTGCGCGTTCGATCGCATCGGCGCGGCGTTCCGCTTCGCGCTCGGCCGCCTCGACACGTCGCTCGGCCTGCGCCGCTTCGTGCTCGTGCTGATAATCAGCGCTCTCCATCTCGGCGCGCACGCGCTCAGCTTCAGCAGCCGCAAGTTCCGCATCGCGCGTCAGCTCGTCCATATTTGCGACGCGAAACACGATCGATTCATTGCGTTCGACGTGTTGGGCGTAGAGCCGCACTTGTTCGGGGCGCAATTCGAGCGCGATCGCCAGTTGCGCGGTCGCCGGGCGCACATGCACGGAATGCGTTTCGCGCGGCGGCTCGTCGCGCACCACCCAGGTGACGCCGTCCTCGTTCATCGGACGGCCTGCGGCGAGCATGTAATCGTAGCCCGCCTCGAAGTGATCGGTGATCTTGTCGGCGCGCATCACGTCCGGCGGGCGCGGCGGCAGGAAGATAACGATCGCCAAAGTCGCCACGAACGCAGCCGCCAGCGCGAGCGCCACCAGTGCGCCGAGATACGCTGCAATAGGAAGGCCGCGGGCTTCGCGCATCAGGCGCTCGGCTTCACTGCAAAAAGATATCCCTCACCCCGTACGGTGCGGATAATTTCAGGCGCACCCGGTCGTTCGAGCTTGCGCCGCAGACGGCTCACTTGCACATCGACGGCGCGGTCGAACACATCGCCATCATTGTCGAACGCGAAATCCAGCAATTGCTCACGCGAGAGCACGCGCTGCGGCCGCTCCACGAACGCGCGCAACAAACGAAACTCGCCAGCCGACAAAGGGATCACAACATCATCGGGATCGATCAGCTCACGCCGCGCGATGTCCATACGAAAGCCGGCAAAGCGCACAGCGTCCGCGCTCGTGCGGTCGGCGTCGCGACCACGGCGCAGCACAGCGCGCGCCCGCGCCACGAGTTCGCGCGGATTACAGGGCTTTGGCAAATAATCGTCAGCGCCGATCTCGAGACCAACGATGCGGTCCGCATCATCGCCCAAAGCGGAAAGCATAATGATCGGCGGGCCGCCCTTGCCCGAAAGCCGCTTGCAGGCCGAGAGCCCATCTTCGCCCGGCATCATGAGATCGAGCACGATGAGATCGGCGCCCTTGGCCGCGAGCGCCTTCTCCATCGACGGCACGTCGCCGGCAGAATGCGCGCTAAAGCCCGCGCGCTGAAACACCTCGACCAGACCGGCGCGGATTTCCGGGTCGTCGTCGACGATCAGCACAGAGGGCGCTTGGACGGCTTCAGTCATGGCGAGCATTGTAATAGCGCCAAAACCCTTAAAACAGGCGCCGCCCCAGCAGCGACGCATGGCCGGGAGATAGCTCGCCCATGTTTCGCCAATGTTTCAGCACTGACGTACGCAGGAAACGCTAGGCCCTCATGGTGGCCCCATCGAAAGCGCCCGTTCGGGCATGAGAGGGGTTATTCACCATGAAATTGGCTCTGGCCTTGGGCGTGGCCGTGGCGGCTTTGACCGTCGCCGCGTACGCCGCCAATCCGGATCGCGGCCGCATCCATATCCGTCACGAGGTCAATGGCGCAGCGATTCAGTTCGACGCCAACAATGATGGCTGGCTGACGCGCGAAGAAGCCGCGGCCGCCGCCGACGCCACGTTCGCACGGCTCGACAGCAACAATGACGGCCGTCTCGATGACTCGGATCGCCGCGATCGCATCCATATCCGCGAGCATGGCGTAGAAATGCGCATCGATGATCTCGATGGCGACGTCACAGTGATTGAAAACGGCGTCCGCACCACCCGGCCTCTCACGGCCGAAGAGCGCGAGCGCATCGAAAACGCGATGGAACGTGCGGAAGAAGCGCGCGAACGCGCTGAAGCGATGGCCGAACGCGCCGAAGCCCAAGCCGAACGGGCCGCGGAACAAGCCGAACGCGCCGCTGAGCGCGCGGCTGAACGCGCCGAGCGTGACGCCGAACGCCACGCCCGCATCATCGAGCGCCACGTCGCCCGCGCCGGCGATCACCATGAGCGCCACGTCGTGATCATTCGCGGCGACGGCGACGAGGCTGAGCTGCTCGACGGCGATTTCGTCGTCCCCGTTCCGCCGATGCCGCCCATGCCTGCGATGCCGGCGATCGCGCCGCTGCCGCCGATGCCGCCGCTCTTCATGATGGCGGCGCTGCACAACAGCGAGGCCGACACCAATGGCGACGGCGCGCTCAGCCGCGAGGAATTCCGCGCCCAGCAGCTGCGCTTCTTCGCCGCCAGCGACGCCAATGGCGACGGCCGCGTCCAGTTCGAGGCCTCCGAACCCCCAGAAGCTCCGGAGCCCCCGGAAGCCCCTGAGCCGCCGGCGCCGCCGCATCGGCGCTAGGGCCCCCTGGCCGGGGCGCTCTCAGCCGGCGTCCCGGCCACTTTTTTGGAGCGTGACCAAGGTCACGATATTGCACTTGGCAAACCCACTACTATAAGTAGGTCAAGCCGAGTGTGATTCAGACCAAGGGTCACACCGATGGAATCCCCGACTGAAGCGGATGAATTTCCGCGCCAACGCTTCCAGCCGGGCAGGCTGTGGAGCGTTCTGGCCATGCTGAAGCACTACGCACGCGACTTCCTCGTGATTGGCGAGAAGCTGCAAGAGATCGATTGGGAGCTTGCCCTTGATGACACGGCAATCTTCGCGGTCGTTGTCCCGGAGGGCGAAGACCCCCCAGAGCCACCGCCGCGCAAGGTTTCCGCGCGTGTTAGTTCTGCGCTGACGGAAATAGCTGAAGCGTGTCGCAAGTTAGAAATGACCGTGAGCGCCAAACTGATTTGCGACTCCATAGTAGCGAACCAGCCCACGACTGGCGGTGAATATCAGTTGCTCAAGCGCGCGCTGTATGCGGAGTTAGACTCGAAACTATTGTTTTATTGCCCTGCCGATCGGGTTGGCTTCTTTGACAGCGACGACATTCTCAGCGCTGATGCACGGCAAGCATTTAGCACGGCATATGCGGAGTTGCGCGAGGCTGGTTCTTGCTTTGCACTAGGGCGTTTCACGGGCGCCGTTCTTCACTGCATGAGGGCCGCCGAGATAGGCGTGAAAACCATGACCCGCGCTTTGGGTCACAACCCGCCGAACCTCGATCAAGAGGATTGGCACCCGCTCATTTTGAAATGCGAAAAGGTGATCGATACCGTTCGGGCTATGCCCAAGGGGGCGGACAAAGAAGAGTTTCTGAAATTCTACTCTCAAGCCGCAGCGCAGTTTCGCCACTTCAAGGATGGATGGCGCGTACAAGCCGCCCACACGCGCGCGCCATTCTCTGAGGGCGAGGCACGCGCGATTTTGACGGCTACTGTTTCGTTTTTTGAGACGCTGGCGTCTCGGCTTTCTGAGAACTCGACGGAGACCGAGGCGATACTATCCCGCCCATAGCGCGCTCAAACGCGTCACCGTCCACGCCAGCTTCTTTCGCCGCCTCTATGAAGCGTTCTTTCTGAGGCTTCTCGCCTTTGGCTGGGGGTTTCTTGGCGGCCATGATGGTCAAGCCTCCCCTGAGTCGTCTGGTAAAATTTCGTGCAAGTGCGTGACGCGATAGAAGCGCGGCTTGTCGTTGCGGTCCACTTCGACGTTTACGTCAACGCGGTAGGAAGCCTTGAACGGGTTGAACTTGGCGTCATCCCAAAGCGACTTGATCCGTTCGCGGTCGATCTCTGAGGCGAAATAGACAGGTAAGTCGCGGTCGCTGATTGCCTTGATGATTGCGCGATCCCCAGTCCGACCCGAGTCTTTGGGGTCATCCACGTTCGTCTGATGGAAATACATCAACACCTGTTTGTGGTCGGAATCGCCCGCATATTCCAAGGCAGACAGCGTGATGAGCGCGCCACGACGAGCTTCAAGCGCTTCGTCTGCAGAAAACTTGAAGCTCGCTACGATTGTGCGGTCTTCAGAGTGATCCAGGTGTTCTGCTGCGGTAAGGCTTAGATTGCCCTCGCGCGACTCCGCGACGACCTTCAAGAAATCCGCATAAGCCTCACATTGCGCCTTGGAAATTC
This is a stretch of genomic DNA from Vitreimonas flagellata. It encodes these proteins:
- a CDS encoding response regulator, translating into MTEAVQAPSVLIVDDDPEIRAGLVEVFQRAGFSAHSAGDVPSMEKALAAKGADLIVLDLMMPGEDGLSACKRLSGKGGPPIIMLSALGDDADRIVGLEIGADDYLPKPCNPRELVARARAVLRRGRDADRTSADAVRFAGFRMDIARRELIDPDDVVIPLSAGEFRLLRAFVERPQRVLSREQLLDFAFDNDGDVFDRAVDVQVSRLRRKLERPGAPEIIRTVRGEGYLFAVKPSA
- a CDS encoding ATP-binding protein, which produces MREARGLPIAAYLGALVALALAAAFVATLAIVIFLPPRPPDVMRADKITDHFEAGYDYMLAAGRPMNEDGVTWVVRDEPPRETHSVHVRPATAQLAIALELRPEQVRLYAQHVERNESIVFRVANMDELTRDAELAAAEAERVRAEMESADYQHEHEAAQAERRVEAAEREAERRADAIERAVERAQEAAERAAEARAAAAERLAEHRAEAAERMAERLAADAERRAELAERRADAMGEHGDHVVHINPPDVPDIPEIRDVLVITPPNVGPEVSAAPAPPVAPEAPVAPRGRANTRAWPTTPAPPLPPAPIFAPAPEGVVLLSGFQVGAELPDGRWLVMTQGRNWAEIGWVLRAAGVIGGTLLVLSLLAMLFTRRLTRPIRNFSEAVQAVGVDPQSEPVKEEGPQELRGAARAVNTMQARLRALIADRTKTLAAVAHDMRTPLMRLRLAAEHALPEQRERMAKEIGEVEALVASFIAFARDDPAEEARVRLDLSSLLESIASDHCEAGRDVTFTGEDRLIITGQSLGLKRLFGNLVENALKYGERARINLTREETQVVVDVADDGPGIPAEQRESVFEPFVRLNEEGTRGAGLGLAAAQSIARAHGGAIVILDAERGALLRVTLPL
- a CDS encoding nitronate monooxygenase produces the protein MRSPICDMLGIEFPLLAFSHCRDVVAAVSRAGGMGVFGAAGTSPQHLREELDWIDAHCGGKPYGVDLIVPNEFEGKGQKFDVDQIVAAVPKTHTDFAASVLSKHGVDAGDLEEARRGATGFARNLREDGAATSLDVAFEYPIKLIANALGVPPKAMLEKGKQHGVAVAALVGAKEHAIAQVQAGVDILVVAGGEAGGHCGDVSTMVLVPEVADALAKIGAKTPILAAGGIVTGAQMAASMCMGAAGAWCGSVWLTTTEAETNPIVKEKMIAASSRDTVRSRSRTGKPSRQLRSPWTDAWEAENAPKPLPMPLQSLVSEPPLRLVDKLSQGNHEGAKQLATYWVGQGVGLMNETMSAGAVVQKFKEDFLAAYERLGGFLE